Proteins found in one Zea mays cultivar B73 chromosome 1, Zm-B73-REFERENCE-NAM-5.0, whole genome shotgun sequence genomic segment:
- the LOC100282535 gene encoding protein yippee-like, with protein sequence MGRLFLMHLDGNVYSCKHCRTQLGVASDIISKAFHCRHGKAYLFHKVANVTSGVKEDRMMMTGMHTVSDIFCVGCGSIVGWKYEAAHEKSQRYKEGKFILERYKVSGPDGSQYWIPQDPHLGGSDADDI encoded by the exons ATGGGGCGGCTGTTCCTGATGCACCTGGACGGCAACGTCTACAGCTGCAAGCACTGCAGGACCCAGCTCGGCGTTGCCAGCGACATCATCTCCAAG GCCTTCCACTGCAGGCACGGGAAGGCGTACCTCTTCCATAAGGT TGCCAATGTGACTTCTGGAGTAAAAGAAGATCGCATGATGATGACAGGAATGCATACTGTTTCTGATATCTTCTGTGTTGGCTGTGGATCCATCGTTGGATGGAAATAT GAGGCTGCTCATGAGAAGAGCCAGAGATACAAGGAAGGAAAGTTTATTCTGGAGAG GTACAAGGTGTCGGGCCCTGACGGAAGCCAATACTGGATTCCACAAGATCCTCACTTGGGTGGAAGCGACGCCGATGATATATGA